The Elusimicrobiota bacterium genome includes the window TGCATTCCGCACAACCAGATAAATGTGTTTCTACCATAATTTTGTCTTTTTTTGTTAATTCGTTTTCTAGATACAACACTAGTAAGTCCTGGATCTTCTCGTTTGTGCAAGTCATAAACATAACCTCATTGTTTAACATATTCCTTTAAATACTTTTTAATCTCTTTTAACCCGCGCCCTAACCGCGAACCTATTGTACTGACTGACTCGTTACAGATTCGCGCAATCTCTTGCAGCGGGCGGCCTTCGATATATCTGAGCACTATCGCTACCCTCTGTTCCGGCGTCAGTTTATCAAGCGCGTATTGCACGGCGTTTTCAAGTTCTGCTTTCGAATAACTTTTTTCCGGCGACTGTTTGGGATCTATAATCTCGCGTATACTTGTATCGCCGCTTTTGTTTACCACTTTATCGCTATCTATTGACACAACATCCACAACTTTCTCACGGTTACTTTTGTTGATCCAGTCATTTACTGCGATTTTGTACAGCCACGTCGTCAACGAACTATTGCTACTAAACCGTTTAATACTCTTAAACGCTGTTATAAACGTATCTTGCAAAAGGTCGTGCGCTTTATGCTCACAACCTGTCAGGCGGTAACATATGTTGTACATCTTCTCAGTGTACCGCCGGACCAGCGCACCATACGCGTCAGAACTACCGTTTTTTGCCAACACCACGAGGTCGTTGTCCGACAATTTATTCAACCCCATACTATCCGACATTCTATCCCTTCTACTCCTTTAGACAAACGAGATGCCCAAAATTACGCAAATATTTTTAAAAATCTTTTTCTGCAACAAACATATTTTATCATAATTGCGTTAAAACCGTACGAATTTAAAGTAAAATGTCGTGTATGATAAACAGAATAAACCAGTTCACAACAACGTTTATCGCAGCAACATTATTGCTTACATTAACCGCTATTAATGTTGCATCAAAGGTGGATTACATGAGGTTTGATAAAGTAAAACAGCAGGTAAAACCGCTACAGTTAAGTACACCCCAATCTTTATGTTTCCGCGCCGTATCCTACAATAGGGTTCAGCATGGGTGTAAATTAACCCGCCATTTTGACCCATTTTTAACATTCAATAATGACCCGTCCTGTAGTTATTGTTACCGTCGAAATTATTATACATACCCCCGGGTTAATTTTCAAGGTTAAAGTGGGTCAATTTTCGAGGTTATTTTGCACCTTGTATTTATTACCTGTCAAACCCTATGTCCAAAACGGTTACGCCCAGCGAGTTTGTGAGGTTGGTTAGGGTTTTGTCTATCTTTCTCCGTTGGGTGGGGTCGAACCGAGAAACTATGTCGTCCTTCCTATCCGATACTACAAAACAGCGAATGCCGGCACGGACGAATTGAAAATCCAGGAGCGAGCAGCGCTGGGTTTGAAACAAACTAAGCGGCGTCTATGAACCTGCGTCTTTTGAGAGTTTGCCACAAGCCAGTACCAGCAGCTGTTGCCAGGGGTTTAACAACGGGGGCGAAAAAATATGGGGATCGTTTATCTTATTCCTTAATATTAAAGGTTTTAGGGATAGTGTTTATCTTGTTTTGTAGGGTTTTCGTGGGGATTTGTCCCTAAATGTTTAATTTTGCCCATCACTATAGTATAAAGTAAGTACAATTTGCTGACAAAAATGTGTGCTAAAACATAAAATAATAACCGATACTATAGAGCATAATAACTGTTGGTGGAGTAGTACCAGTACCACCCAACATCTCCGCTGCCTTTTTCCCAATTGCTCCGTACTCTAAAACTCCACCGAATCCTATTTGCGCCGTCAATCCGCCTCTGGCCCGGCGGTAAACATAAGTTAGTCCTAATACTCTTTCACCTAATGTATCATATGTAGTACCACCTTGATTCCAATATGTTACAGAGACAAAGCTACTGTCTATCTGTCCTTTTAGATGATAATTAACCCCGACATCAAATCCTCCAATACCGACACCAGCTTGAATTCCAATACGGTCGTTAATCATTCTTTCGTAATCCGCGCCAATCAGCGAGGCGCCCTGCAATATCCCTATAGTTAAAGCATTTTCCTTGACAACCGGTTTCTTGACATCCGGCATTTCTTCAGCAAACAAGTTTGTACAAACAACGACCGTTAACACAGCGAAGACAAACAACACTTTTTTCTTCATTTTTCAATCACTCCTTTGTTTTGGCACTCTGATATCTTCACTAGAGTTGTTGCATAATTGCAACTCTCTCTCTAAATGTAATAGTAGTATACTACGAAATTTCTAATAATTGTCAATAATTTTCATTCGGAATCCTCCATTTACCCTTTAAAAAGAGAGTTTTATTCCTAATATCTGTAAATTAACCCCGAGTTTGACCCACTTGTAACATCGAATATTAACCCGTCTTGTAGGAGATGGGTCAATTTTGGAGGTTATTTTGCACCCGGTTTTTCCACCATTATTTCTGTTGTGGAATAATATATTGAATTAAGTTTCATATTTAATTATAATATGCCCTTTAACAGTAAATATTTGGAAGTTTTATAACGAAAAAAAAGGAGTACGAACACAATGTCAAAATTAGCGATCAACGGCGGAACTAAGGTACGCAACAAACCATGGACAAAATGGCCGATCTTTGATAACGCAGAACGTAAAGGCTTGAATGAAGTCCTGGAAAGCGGTAAATGGTGGTACGGCGCAAAGGTTAAACAATTTGAAGCAGAATACGCAAATTTTCATGACGCGAAGTACGCTGTATCCTGTACCAACGGCACTGCAGCTTTGGAGATCGCGCTTATAGCATTAGGTATTGGCGCGGGTGACGAAGTTATTATCCCGCCCTACACGTTTGTCGCAACCGCCACAGCTGTCCTAAAAGTCAACGCAATCCCCGTTTTTGTAGATGTCAACGAAGACACCTGGTGCCTTGACGAAAAACTTATTGAAAAAGCGATTACAAAAAAAACAAAAGCAATTGCGCCGGTACATTTTGGCGGCCTACCAGCAGATATGGATAAAATAAACAAACTCGCAAAAAAGTATAACCTCAAAGTTTTGGAAGACGCATGCCATAGCTGGGGCAGTAAATGGAAAGGTAAAGGCACAGGCGCATTAGGCGATATGGGCGCATTCAGTTTCCAGGCAAGTAAAAACATTAACTCCGGTGAAGGCGGGATTATTCTCTCGGATAATAAAGACTACGCTGACCTTGCAAGATCATACTCAAACTGCGGACGCTTACTTGATAAACCATGGTACGCGCATTATATCCTCGGAGGTAATTACAGGCTAACCGAATTCCAGGCAGCTATATTATTAGCACAACTAAGCCGTCTTGGCAAACATACTTCAACAAGAGAAGCAAACGCTGCGTACCTAAACGAAAAACTTGGCGATCTCCCGGGGATAAAATTAACGAAACGCGATAAACGCGTCACCCGGCGGTCGTATCACCTTTATAATTTCCGGTATGTAGAAAAAGAACTTGGCGGTGTACCACGTGAAAAGTTTATAGCTGCAATGGCTGCGGAAGGGTTAGGTATCTCTGGCGGGTACCCGCATCCGTTATACAAAAACCCGTTATTCCTTACAAAAGGCACTGGAGCGAAACACTGCCCGATCTCATGCCCGTACTACGGCAAAAAAGTTGATTACTCAAAAGTTAAATGCGACGTTACGGAACGGATCTGCTATAAGGAAGGCGCATGGTTTGGACACACAGTCTTACTGGGAAATAAACAGGATATGAAAGATGTTGTCACAATATTTGAGAAAGTTATTGGCAACATTAACGAGCTCAAATAACGCAACGTGGTAATAATCATTAAGCAACTGCGTGTATTTTGTTTATCAACAGTACTCGCAGTTGCTTGCACCCTGGCGGAACTACAAGGGTTTACATTCGTACAGATAACCGATACCCACGCACCGGTTTCCTCAACAACATTGGCTAATGTGGTAAAAGAAATCAATGCGTTACCCGAGAAACCATCATTCGTGATTGACACCGGCGACTTCACAGAAACCGGCCTTGAACATGAGTATAAGTTCTATAAAAACGCTATCAGTAAACTCAAAATCCCGTACTATCCATTACCAGGCAACCACGAGACTGCATGGGTGGATATCGCAAAAACGCGGTACATAAAGTATTTCGGGAACCTCTACAAATCCTTTGATGCTGACGGTATACACTTTATCCTGCTTGACAGTACTATTGTAGGTGAACACTACGGCCATTTTAGTAAAGTACTGCTTGAATGGCTGAAAACTGATCTCAAAAAAATAGGTGCTGAAACACCGGTAATCCTATTCTCCCACCACCCGGTTACGCACAAAAATACGTTTGTGGATAACGAACACGAAATCATGAATATTCTTGAACCGTACAACGTTATTGCCTGGTTTTGCGGGCACGGGCATAATGATACGGTATGGAAAACTAATGGTATAACTTTTGTTATGACAAAAGCGGTCTACGCAAAAATGTCTTACCGTATAATCGATATAAATACCGACGGTATACGTATGTACAACAAAACCCTGGGTAAAGATAAAATAACTGATAAAACCGTGATCCCCCTAAAACGCGCACATGCACCGTCAGTCACGATTGACGCTCCCTACCCCGGTGAATGGATACACGAACTACCGTTTTACTTAAAAGTTGTAGTTGATACCACAACTTTTGATATGCCATTAACCGCTCCGTTGACTCTACAGTACCGTATCAACGAAACTGAATGGAAACAGTTAACACCCATAGATAATGCGTATTACATAATTATTGTATCAACCCCTGATATTGACGGTGAACAGTTGCTGGAACTCGCAGTGCAACGCATCCCCGGTGAACGCTGGGTACAATGGGTAGATTACGGGTTTAAACATGTTGACCGCAGGTTATGGACCCGCTGTATAAGTGACAGTATCCGCACAAAACCGGTAGTATTCCAGGGTAAAATACTGTTTGGCAGTGACGACGGCAACCTATACTGCCTTGATGAGAATACAGGAACTGACCTCTGGAAATTCAGTACTGGCACGGCTGTGCACTCAACCCCCGCGGTTTCGAGTAATACCGTAATCTTTGGCGCTAATGACAGCAATGTTTATGCAGTATCCGTTAATGACGGTAAACTCGTCTGGAAATACAAAACACAAGCCGCGGTAACCGCCTCGCCACTGATTTATAATAACAACGTATACATAGGTTCCGGGGATAATTACATGTATTGCCTGGATACAAAAACCGGGAAAAAGAAGTGGGCATACAAAACCCGTGGCGCAATTAT containing:
- a CDS encoding RNA polymerase sigma factor; protein product: MSDSMGLNKLSDNDLVVLAKNGSSDAYGALVRRYTEKMYNICYRLTGCEHKAHDLLQDTFITAFKSIKRFSSNSSLTTWLYKIAVNDWINKSNREKVVDVVSIDSDKVVNKSGDTSIREIIDPKQSPEKSYSKAELENAVQYALDKLTPEQRVAIVLRYIEGRPLQEIARICNESVSTIGSRLGRGLKEIKKYLKEYVKQ
- a CDS encoding DegT/DnrJ/EryC1/StrS family aminotransferase codes for the protein MSKLAINGGTKVRNKPWTKWPIFDNAERKGLNEVLESGKWWYGAKVKQFEAEYANFHDAKYAVSCTNGTAALEIALIALGIGAGDEVIIPPYTFVATATAVLKVNAIPVFVDVNEDTWCLDEKLIEKAITKKTKAIAPVHFGGLPADMDKINKLAKKYNLKVLEDACHSWGSKWKGKGTGALGDMGAFSFQASKNINSGEGGIILSDNKDYADLARSYSNCGRLLDKPWYAHYILGGNYRLTEFQAAILLAQLSRLGKHTSTREANAAYLNEKLGDLPGIKLTKRDKRVTRRSYHLYNFRYVEKELGGVPREKFIAAMAAEGLGISGGYPHPLYKNPLFLTKGTGAKHCPISCPYYGKKVDYSKVKCDVTERICYKEGAWFGHTVLLGNKQDMKDVVTIFEKVIGNINELK
- a CDS encoding PQQ-binding-like beta-propeller repeat protein — protein: MVIIIKQLRVFCLSTVLAVACTLAELQGFTFVQITDTHAPVSSTTLANVVKEINALPEKPSFVIDTGDFTETGLEHEYKFYKNAISKLKIPYYPLPGNHETAWVDIAKTRYIKYFGNLYKSFDADGIHFILLDSTIVGEHYGHFSKVLLEWLKTDLKKIGAETPVILFSHHPVTHKNTFVDNEHEIMNILEPYNVIAWFCGHGHNDTVWKTNGITFVMTKAVYAKMSYRIIDINTDGIRMYNKTLGKDKITDKTVIPLKRAHAPSVTIDAPYPGEWIHELPFYLKVVVDTTTFDMPLTAPLTLQYRINETEWKQLTPIDNAYYIIIVSTPDIDGEQLLELAVQRIPGERWVQWVDYGFKHVDRRLWTRCISDSIRTKPVVFQGKILFGSDDGNLYCLDENTGTDLWKFSTGTAVHSTPAVSSNTVIFGANDSNVYAVSVNDGKLVWKYKTQAAVTASPLIYNNNVYIGSGDNYMYCLDTKTGKKKWAYKTRGAIISKSIIEDNKIISGSWDGNLYAWEPLDGKLIWSIQLSKHIYYAPAIAAPVYEYKTNTMYIPIPNGTLYAINLSTGGITWATKLSGGWSTPVISSNTVINAGINGKIYSVSQTDGKTVWETSTGDTFYGSSPIILDGYIYICGRSGTLYKLDALTGTVIYSYHMNSGNIFSDITIADDMVFIPGMNGCLYILNYSQLW